One stretch of Sandaracinaceae bacterium DNA includes these proteins:
- a CDS encoding tetratricopeptide repeat protein has translation MSTGGVGSPNLDRRLLRFRTRSGQEDATVLARDLLDAGRHADAGDVLGKALESDPEDGELLLLDGRIRFAGGDLLGAQAALLKAARSLPRNKEPFRWLGEVLLKRGDPARAAKVLSRARAIDANDRAIHLLEERALRLSEVAARAGSEEAARQARASYEPRAEPQGPADSEPPEERTVIRTDLTEQLRSMTATADEAAAAPPLTAPSPDAFSADFEDEPTNVVGDEAVLDAMQHVRGRVASEPVSGEYEPATVMEPVRSKTSTSPGAAAAPIPPPPKRDLRPKKPSDSPFGASDDEIDSALGALSGKKKSAFADVADPFAPAPPMPPRGGVPKAPPLPPKRPLAAAPPAEPAEEKLAPPPFAVTADPFAAPDLDPEPAVEAPVLEEPERPRGPAPEPSPPALDASPPEPAADAPLGGESKENVDQILRMLKDEGLFEPPTGTATGWANRAEVKKSERGGTRVGVWLGVVWVLALLAGGGGWYGWQEWLEYRHAEAARFVAMATEEAYGGDHADLVDAERHLREARDLHPQDTSGPTLLLFVHSQRALEDGAFEAGYLRPSIARAERMEGEEIEAYLQAARAVMTAAEGGFEQARERIGQALEARPDDPAILYLAGRLEQRLGEDDALGHLEAASEAEEALNAPRIALAEARYDEGRAEEALALLDEVLARDDEHLRAGLWRRFMTSDSDEPAAALSSLLELEEGLADLGAPTDHVLFQLTKARLSRREGNTEAAGDAVDAALRAGGSEPRLLSLVATEGRRAGRLVASEMAARQAVERAPSNPEFRKLLAGIQLARRNGRAALATLADMDASDPDVLEMRAESALLVGTEEALTAAAQGLDAYVEGTEDPGVGVQALRIRTHVGLGQAQEMLSEARALVREAPGDPSAALALGEAALALYEPETAVEALDQVVRADSEHAEGHYLLGRAKRMAGDAEGAEAALRRALELTPEHTEAKLALGGLLLDMGSFEAADTLYTTLARSGRSTSGRAVTVAGRLGRVEALVGLGRLDDAQVQLEALTDDVREAPSARITAARLAIAQGRNGEAVQALQPLARGESPAPSVLALYADALLAVGQAEPASEAYAAALEADAGLPEALVGQAELAVRSEREDDALELLGRAQRVLEQRIRPPAMHARIHTLAGRAHLLRGRSGEEDARTALRRAIESEAAPPEAHFFLGEALAGENSPDARASYERYLELAPEGAFAARARRAIR, from the coding sequence GTGAGCACTGGCGGCGTGGGCTCTCCCAATCTCGACAGACGACTCCTCCGCTTCCGAACCCGGAGCGGCCAGGAAGACGCGACCGTGCTCGCGCGCGACCTGCTCGACGCGGGGCGACACGCGGACGCGGGTGACGTGCTCGGCAAGGCGCTGGAGAGCGACCCGGAAGACGGCGAGCTGCTCCTGCTCGACGGACGGATCCGGTTCGCGGGCGGAGATCTGCTCGGCGCGCAGGCGGCGCTGCTGAAGGCGGCGCGGTCCCTGCCTCGCAACAAGGAGCCGTTCCGATGGCTCGGAGAGGTGCTGCTCAAGCGCGGGGATCCGGCGCGGGCCGCGAAGGTGCTGTCGCGGGCACGCGCGATCGACGCCAACGATCGCGCGATCCACCTGCTCGAGGAGCGCGCGCTGCGTCTGAGCGAGGTCGCGGCGCGCGCCGGGAGCGAGGAGGCGGCCCGACAGGCGCGCGCGTCGTACGAGCCCCGCGCTGAACCCCAGGGGCCTGCCGACTCCGAGCCGCCCGAAGAGCGCACGGTCATCCGCACCGACCTCACCGAGCAGCTGCGCAGCATGACCGCCACCGCGGACGAGGCGGCCGCGGCGCCCCCGCTGACCGCTCCGTCACCGGACGCCTTCAGCGCCGACTTCGAAGACGAGCCCACCAACGTCGTCGGCGACGAGGCCGTCCTCGACGCGATGCAGCACGTGCGAGGGAGGGTCGCCAGCGAGCCCGTGAGCGGAGAGTACGAGCCCGCGACGGTCATGGAGCCCGTCCGCTCGAAGACCTCCACGTCGCCCGGCGCGGCGGCCGCGCCCATCCCGCCTCCGCCCAAGCGCGATCTGCGCCCCAAGAAGCCGTCCGACTCCCCGTTCGGCGCGTCGGACGACGAGATCGACTCGGCGCTGGGTGCGCTGAGCGGCAAGAAGAAGTCGGCGTTCGCCGACGTGGCCGACCCATTCGCGCCCGCGCCGCCGATGCCTCCGCGCGGCGGGGTGCCCAAGGCGCCCCCCCTCCCGCCGAAGCGCCCGCTCGCGGCCGCGCCCCCCGCCGAGCCGGCGGAGGAGAAGCTCGCGCCCCCGCCCTTCGCGGTGACGGCCGATCCCTTCGCGGCGCCGGATCTGGATCCGGAGCCGGCCGTCGAGGCGCCCGTCCTGGAGGAGCCCGAGCGGCCGCGCGGTCCAGCGCCGGAGCCCTCGCCCCCCGCGCTCGACGCGTCCCCGCCCGAGCCCGCCGCGGACGCCCCGCTGGGCGGAGAGTCGAAGGAGAACGTCGACCAGATCCTGCGGATGCTGAAGGACGAAGGCCTGTTCGAGCCGCCCACGGGCACGGCGACGGGATGGGCGAACCGGGCCGAGGTCAAGAAGAGCGAGCGCGGCGGCACGCGCGTCGGGGTCTGGCTCGGCGTCGTCTGGGTGCTCGCCCTGCTCGCGGGCGGCGGCGGCTGGTACGGCTGGCAGGAGTGGCTCGAGTACCGGCACGCCGAGGCGGCGCGCTTCGTCGCGATGGCGACCGAGGAGGCCTACGGCGGCGACCACGCGGACCTCGTCGACGCGGAGCGACACCTCCGAGAGGCGCGCGATCTGCACCCGCAAGACACGAGCGGCCCGACGCTGCTGCTCTTCGTGCACAGCCAGCGCGCGCTCGAGGACGGCGCCTTCGAGGCGGGCTACCTGCGGCCCTCGATCGCCCGCGCCGAGCGCATGGAGGGCGAGGAGATCGAGGCCTACCTGCAGGCTGCGCGCGCGGTGATGACGGCGGCCGAGGGAGGCTTCGAGCAGGCGCGCGAGCGGATCGGGCAGGCGCTCGAGGCGCGACCGGACGATCCCGCGATCCTCTACCTCGCCGGGCGGCTCGAGCAGCGCCTGGGCGAGGACGACGCGCTCGGTCACCTCGAGGCGGCGTCCGAGGCCGAGGAGGCCCTCAACGCGCCGCGCATCGCGCTCGCGGAGGCGCGCTACGACGAGGGGCGGGCCGAGGAGGCCCTCGCGCTCCTCGACGAGGTCCTCGCCCGTGACGACGAGCATCTGCGGGCGGGGCTGTGGCGCCGCTTCATGACCTCCGACAGCGACGAGCCCGCGGCCGCGCTCTCGAGCCTGCTGGAGCTGGAGGAGGGGCTGGCGGACCTGGGCGCGCCGACCGACCACGTGCTCTTCCAGCTGACCAAGGCGCGCCTCTCGCGCCGTGAGGGCAACACCGAGGCGGCGGGCGACGCGGTCGACGCCGCGCTGCGGGCGGGCGGCTCCGAGCCTCGGCTCCTGTCCCTGGTGGCCACCGAGGGCCGCCGCGCGGGGCGGCTCGTCGCGTCCGAGATGGCCGCGCGCCAGGCGGTCGAGCGGGCCCCGTCGAACCCCGAGTTCCGGAAGCTCCTCGCGGGGATCCAGCTCGCGCGCCGCAACGGCCGAGCGGCGCTCGCGACGCTCGCAGACATGGACGCGTCCGACCCGGACGTCCTCGAGATGCGCGCGGAGTCGGCGCTGCTGGTGGGCACCGAGGAGGCGCTGACCGCGGCCGCGCAGGGGCTCGACGCCTACGTCGAGGGGACCGAGGACCCGGGGGTCGGGGTGCAGGCGCTCCGCATCCGCACGCACGTCGGGCTCGGGCAGGCGCAAGAGATGCTGTCCGAGGCGCGCGCGTTGGTGCGCGAGGCGCCGGGGGATCCGAGCGCCGCGCTGGCCCTCGGGGAGGCGGCGCTCGCCCTCTACGAGCCGGAGACCGCGGTCGAGGCGCTCGACCAGGTGGTCCGCGCCGACTCCGAGCACGCGGAGGGGCACTATCTGCTCGGCCGCGCCAAGCGCATGGCCGGCGACGCGGAGGGCGCCGAGGCGGCCCTGCGGCGCGCCCTCGAGCTGACGCCCGAGCACACCGAAGCCAAGCTCGCGCTGGGCGGCCTCCTGCTCGACATGGGCAGCTTCGAGGCGGCGGACACGCTCTACACGACCCTCGCGCGCTCCGGGCGCTCGACGAGCGGACGCGCGGTGACCGTGGCGGGGCGCCTCGGTCGCGTGGAGGCGCTCGTGGGCCTCGGCCGACTCGACGACGCCCAGGTGCAGCTCGAGGCGCTGACCGACGACGTCCGCGAGGCGCCGTCCGCGCGCATCACCGCGGCGCGGCTCGCCATCGCGCAGGGGCGCAACGGCGAAGCGGTGCAGGCGCTGCAGCCGCTCGCGCGCGGGGAGAGCCCGGCCCCCTCGGTGCTGGCCCTCTACGCCGACGCGCTCCTCGCGGTCGGGCAGGCGGAGCCCGCGTCGGAGGCCTACGCGGCCGCGCTCGAGGCAGACGCGGGCTTGCCGGAGGCGCTCGTGGGACAGGCGGAGCTCGCCGTGCGCAGCGAGCGCGAGGACGACGCGCTCGAGCTGCTCGGGCGGGCGCAGCGCGTCCTCGAGCAGCGCATCCGGCCGCCGGCGATGCACGCACGAATCCACACCCTGGCGGGCCGCGCGCACCTCTTGCGCGGCCGGTCGGGGGAGGAAGACGCGCGGACCGCGCTCCGGCGCGCGATCGAGAGCGAGGCGGCGCCTCCGGAGGCGCACTTCTTCCTGGGCGAGGCGCTGGCGGGTGAGAACAGCCCGGACGCGCGGGCCTCGTACGAGCGCTACCTGGAGCTCGCGCCGGAGGGCGCCTTCGCCGCTCGCGCGCGCCGCGCCATTCGCTGA
- a CDS encoding protein kinase, with amino-acid sequence MNRAFLRPGDVVADRFRVVRQLAEGGMGYVYEAEHVELGRRVALKILQGDYGQNPTVVARFQREARTAAGIGHPNIVQVLDLGRLHDGAPYLVMEFLRGEDLEAPLERGETLTLERVCELLGPVASALDAAHARGIFHRDIKPANIFLANTGGGEVVKLVDFGLAALRDADVKLTKLDMILGTPHYMAPEAAEGNAATAKADVYSLAAVAFELLTGHVPHEADSVVGILTAKVTETAPRLSDVTMRPLPRALDAIFADALSRDPERRPDTAGAFVKRLRSVAQRETTGPVELHAVTGRASTPTPMPARSPLRRSDAETAPDMIAPAPPRRRRPWPLIAALALGALAVGLSLAWTLSNEANASERSGSSPDGTPPRETEPAPAASTPAAPIPAATPTPAAAPTPAAATPATPGATPGAASSVARSARRPGAERERAPARAGSSPTAPRGGGASSPPGAALMEPASPAPPDERVDDLLRDAQRALLRGQLSTAERLFREASYSDSSRAEVWRGLGVTYERLGRAPEAARAYRRFLRVAPAAPEAGAVRSRLEQLDS; translated from the coding sequence ATGAATCGCGCTTTCCTTCGCCCCGGTGACGTCGTCGCCGACCGCTTCCGCGTCGTGCGGCAGCTGGCCGAGGGCGGCATGGGCTACGTGTACGAGGCCGAGCACGTGGAGCTGGGTCGGCGGGTGGCGCTCAAGATCCTGCAAGGGGACTACGGGCAGAACCCCACGGTGGTCGCGCGCTTCCAGCGCGAGGCGCGCACCGCGGCCGGGATCGGCCACCCGAACATCGTGCAGGTGCTCGACCTGGGGCGGCTGCACGACGGCGCGCCGTACCTCGTGATGGAGTTCCTTCGGGGCGAGGACCTGGAGGCCCCGCTCGAGCGCGGCGAGACGCTCACGCTCGAGCGCGTGTGTGAGCTGCTCGGCCCGGTCGCCTCCGCGCTCGACGCGGCCCACGCGCGGGGGATCTTTCATCGGGACATCAAGCCCGCGAACATCTTCCTCGCGAACACGGGGGGCGGGGAGGTGGTCAAGCTCGTCGACTTCGGGCTCGCCGCGCTGCGGGACGCGGACGTCAAGCTCACCAAGCTCGACATGATCCTCGGGACGCCTCACTACATGGCGCCCGAGGCCGCGGAGGGGAACGCCGCGACCGCCAAGGCAGACGTCTACTCGCTCGCGGCCGTGGCGTTCGAGCTGCTGACGGGACACGTCCCCCACGAGGCGGACAGCGTGGTGGGGATCCTCACCGCGAAGGTCACCGAGACCGCGCCGCGCCTCTCCGACGTGACGATGCGCCCGCTCCCGAGGGCGCTGGACGCGATCTTCGCCGACGCCTTGAGCCGCGACCCCGAGCGTCGGCCCGACACGGCCGGCGCGTTCGTGAAGCGGCTCCGGAGCGTCGCCCAGCGCGAGACCACGGGGCCGGTGGAGCTCCACGCAGTGACCGGACGCGCCTCGACGCCGACCCCCATGCCCGCGCGCTCGCCGCTCAGGCGGTCGGACGCGGAGACGGCCCCCGACATGATCGCGCCCGCTCCGCCGCGCCGCCGTCGCCCCTGGCCGCTGATCGCCGCGCTCGCGCTCGGCGCGCTCGCGGTGGGGCTGTCGCTCGCGTGGACCCTCTCGAACGAAGCGAACGCCTCGGAGCGGTCCGGATCCTCGCCTGACGGGACCCCGCCTCGAGAGACCGAGCCCGCACCGGCCGCATCGACACCCGCGGCCCCGATCCCCGCGGCCACCCCGACACCTGCGGCGGCCCCGACACCTGCGGCCGCGACACCCGCGACCCCGGGCGCGACCCCGGGCGCGGCCTCGAGCGTCGCGCGGTCCGCGCGAAGGCCCGGCGCGGAGCGCGAACGCGCGCCCGCCCGCGCCGGCTCATCCCCCACAGCCCCCCGAGGCGGCGGCGCGTCCAGCCCGCCGGGCGCAGCGCTGATGGAGCCAGCTTCGCCGGCGCCGCCGGACGAGCGAGTCGATGACCTGCTCCGGGACGCGCAGCGCGCGCTGCTCCGCGGCCAGCTCTCCACGGCGGAGCGTCTCTTCCGCGAAGCCTCCTACTCGGACTCCAGCCGCGCGGAGGTCTGGCGGGGACTGGGCGTCACGTACGAGCGGCTGGGCCGCGCCCCGGAGGCGGCGCGCGCGTATCGCCGCTTCCTACGCGTCGCGCCCGCCGCGCCCGAAGCGGGCGCGGTGAGGAGCCGTCTGGAGCAGCTGGACAGCTGA
- a CDS encoding acyl-CoA dehydrogenase, whose product MNFELTEEQQLVQQMARDFAKNEVEPKARELDREASWPSDLVNRMGELGLMGVAIPEEHGGAGADNVSYALAMEEIARACASTSVIMSVNNSLVCDPLSKFANEDQKKEFLAPLASGKMLGCFGLTEPASGSDASNMDTVAEEDGDHWVINGAKNWITNGPHADVMVLFAAHERGAGYKGTTAFIIPKDTPGYEPQPRDHKLGIHAAHSCTVFFENCRVPKAYQLGDKGMGFKIAMSTLDGGRVGIAAQALGIARAALEESIAYAKERKAFGEPIANKQAIQFKIADMAMELDAARLLTWRAAYLKDQGVRHSQESAMAKLMASEVATKVAHQNIQVHGGYGYSTEYDAERHYRDARITEIYEGTSEIQRIVIAAHALKG is encoded by the coding sequence ATGAATTTCGAGCTCACCGAGGAACAGCAACTGGTTCAGCAGATGGCGCGCGACTTCGCCAAGAACGAGGTCGAGCCCAAAGCCCGCGAGCTGGACCGCGAGGCGAGCTGGCCGTCCGATCTGGTGAACCGGATGGGGGAGCTGGGGCTCATGGGCGTCGCGATCCCCGAAGAGCACGGCGGGGCCGGAGCCGACAACGTCAGCTACGCGCTCGCGATGGAGGAGATCGCGCGGGCGTGCGCCTCGACCTCCGTGATCATGAGCGTCAACAACTCGCTCGTCTGTGATCCCCTGTCGAAGTTCGCGAACGAGGACCAGAAGAAGGAGTTCCTCGCGCCCCTCGCCTCCGGGAAGATGCTCGGCTGCTTCGGTCTGACCGAGCCGGCCAGCGGGTCCGACGCGTCCAACATGGACACCGTCGCGGAGGAGGATGGCGATCACTGGGTGATCAACGGGGCCAAGAACTGGATCACCAACGGGCCGCACGCCGACGTGATGGTCCTCTTCGCCGCCCACGAGCGCGGCGCCGGCTACAAGGGCACCACCGCCTTCATCATCCCGAAGGACACGCCGGGGTACGAGCCGCAGCCGCGCGACCACAAGCTCGGCATCCACGCGGCGCACTCGTGCACCGTGTTCTTCGAGAACTGCCGCGTCCCGAAGGCCTACCAGCTCGGCGACAAGGGCATGGGCTTCAAGATCGCGATGAGCACCCTCGACGGCGGCCGCGTCGGCATCGCCGCGCAGGCGCTCGGCATCGCGCGCGCCGCGCTCGAGGAGTCGATCGCCTACGCGAAGGAGCGCAAGGCGTTCGGCGAGCCCATCGCCAACAAGCAGGCCATCCAGTTCAAGATCGCCGACATGGCGATGGAGCTCGACGCGGCGCGCCTGCTCACGTGGCGCGCGGCCTACCTCAAGGACCAGGGCGTGCGGCACTCGCAGGAGTCCGCGATGGCCAAGCTGATGGCGTCCGAGGTCGCGACCAAGGTCGCCCACCAGAACATCCAGGTGCACGGCGGGTACGGCTACTCGACCGAGTACGACGCGGAGCGGCACTACCGCGACGCGCGCATCACCGAGATCTACGAAGGCACGAGCGAGATCCAGCGCATCGTCATCGCGGCGCACGCCCTCAAGGGCTGA
- a CDS encoding AgmX/PglI C-terminal domain-containing protein produces the protein MKINNGSLFGVALALAVGCGGGDASTQDGSEMSSTSGAERPRERQDGVAITGLMGTIERGQVESTMNPRMGRFMRCFSARMGDVEYLAGEIRMSFRIHTDGTVAWVFPTTTDIGDREAERCILDVARSARFPRPRGGEAEFSWGFGLDAADDVRPPLNWSAEALGERTAEVSGLASQCRARGAYTVTAYISPGGAVQAAGGSMPSAGDEETLECILEQVRAWEMPDPGSYAAKITFEVR, from the coding sequence ATGAAGATCAACAATGGCAGCCTCTTCGGCGTGGCGCTCGCGCTCGCGGTGGGATGTGGCGGCGGTGACGCGTCGACCCAGGATGGGTCCGAGATGTCCTCGACGTCCGGAGCGGAGAGGCCGCGGGAGCGGCAAGACGGAGTCGCGATCACCGGGCTGATGGGCACCATCGAGCGCGGTCAGGTCGAGTCGACCATGAACCCGCGCATGGGGCGCTTCATGCGCTGCTTCTCCGCGCGCATGGGAGACGTGGAGTACCTGGCGGGGGAGATCCGGATGAGCTTCCGGATCCACACCGACGGCACCGTCGCCTGGGTCTTCCCGACCACCACGGACATCGGCGACCGCGAGGCGGAGCGCTGCATCCTCGACGTGGCCCGCAGCGCGCGTTTCCCGCGCCCCCGCGGCGGCGAGGCCGAGTTCAGCTGGGGCTTCGGCCTCGACGCGGCCGACGACGTCCGACCGCCGCTCAACTGGAGCGCCGAGGCGCTGGGCGAGCGGACGGCCGAGGTGTCGGGGCTGGCCAGCCAGTGCCGCGCGCGCGGCGCCTACACGGTGACCGCCTACATCTCGCCCGGCGGCGCGGTGCAGGCGGCGGGCGGCAGCATGCCCAGCGCCGGCGACGAGGAGACGCTCGAGTGCATCCTCGAGCAGGTGCGCGCCTGGGAGATGCCCGACCCGGGCTCCTACGCGGCCAAGATCACCTTCGAGGTCCGCTGA
- a CDS encoding acyl-CoA dehydrogenase family protein gives MQLELTEEQKLVQQAARGFAQDRLAPIAAQIDRDEKIPAEILDGLAELGLFGVNVPESLGGAEAGVVAYSLAMQEIAAACASTAVTMAVTNMVGEVIAHFGTPEQRQRYNPRLCGGELRAGSFALSEAEAGSDPGAMRTTATRDGDDWVIDGSKQWITSGDFAGVFVVWARTGEEGTKGISCFLVDGDAPGLTVGKHEEKMGLRGSSTTALHFEGVRVPASALLGQLGGGFKIAMMALDGGRIGIASQALGIGEAALREGISYAKDRRTFGEPIANRQAIQWMIADSRTELDAARLLTMRAACMKESGVRFSRQAAMAKAYASESAWKVCDRALQIHGGYGYTKEYAVERYIRDVRVTRIYEGTSEIQRIVISRDLLR, from the coding sequence ATGCAGCTCGAGCTCACCGAGGAGCAGAAGCTCGTCCAGCAGGCGGCGCGCGGCTTCGCCCAGGATCGGCTCGCGCCGATCGCGGCGCAGATCGATCGCGACGAGAAGATCCCGGCCGAGATCCTCGACGGGCTCGCGGAGCTGGGGCTGTTCGGGGTGAACGTGCCCGAGTCGCTCGGCGGGGCCGAGGCGGGCGTGGTCGCCTACAGCCTGGCCATGCAGGAGATCGCGGCCGCGTGCGCGTCCACCGCGGTGACGATGGCCGTGACGAACATGGTCGGGGAGGTCATCGCCCACTTCGGCACGCCCGAGCAGCGCCAGCGCTACAACCCGAGGCTGTGCGGGGGCGAGCTGCGCGCAGGATCGTTTGCGCTCAGTGAAGCCGAGGCGGGCAGCGATCCGGGCGCGATGCGCACCACCGCCACCCGGGACGGCGACGACTGGGTGATCGACGGCAGCAAGCAATGGATCACGAGCGGCGACTTCGCCGGCGTGTTCGTGGTGTGGGCGCGCACCGGCGAGGAGGGCACCAAGGGCATCAGCTGCTTCCTCGTCGACGGGGACGCGCCCGGCCTCACGGTCGGCAAGCACGAAGAGAAGATGGGGCTGCGCGGCAGCTCCACGACCGCGCTCCACTTCGAGGGGGTGCGCGTCCCGGCGAGCGCGCTCCTCGGCCAGCTCGGCGGCGGCTTCAAGATCGCGATGATGGCGCTCGACGGAGGCCGCATCGGCATCGCGAGCCAGGCCCTCGGCATCGGTGAGGCGGCGCTGCGCGAGGGCATCTCGTACGCGAAGGACCGGCGCACGTTCGGCGAGCCCATCGCGAACCGCCAGGCCATCCAGTGGATGATCGCCGACAGCCGCACGGAGCTCGACGCGGCCCGGCTGCTCACGATGCGCGCCGCGTGCATGAAGGAGAGCGGCGTCCGCTTCAGCCGGCAGGCGGCGATGGCGAAGGCGTACGCGAGCGAGTCGGCGTGGAAGGTGTGCGACCGCGCGCTCCAGATCCACGGCGGCTACGGCTACACCAAGGAGTACGCGGTGGAGCGGTACATCCGGGACGTGCGCGTGACGCGGATCTACGAAGGCACGAGCGAGATCCAGCGGATCGTGATCAGCCGCGACCTGCTGCGCTGA
- a CDS encoding DUF4331 family protein: MKNKLGLWLRLGALGAAAGAIAIAAPHMALGADHLDSPAAMADPPADINDMYAWMAPGTDEASGNLNLVATVAPFATGDSMFSDAVTYVFHVESRAAFGAPDVTETRVLCQFYSETNLECWVLAADDSVVAYVEGDPSDEAGLTNADENVRVYAGLRNDPFFFNLGGFNNTIDTVRTAASSLEFDAAGCPTVDSDTSGLLVRQLSSNTTPDPSDPSMDTPATDDFAASNVLALVVQLDKTLVNSGGDTLSIWASTHRAE; encoded by the coding sequence ATGAAGAATAAATTGGGATTGTGGCTTCGCCTCGGCGCTCTGGGCGCCGCGGCGGGGGCGATCGCCATCGCAGCGCCCCACATGGCGCTCGGTGCCGACCACCTCGACTCGCCGGCAGCGATGGCTGATCCGCCGGCCGACATCAACGACATGTACGCCTGGATGGCTCCGGGAACCGACGAGGCGAGCGGGAACCTCAACCTCGTCGCGACCGTCGCGCCCTTCGCCACCGGGGACAGCATGTTCTCGGACGCGGTGACCTACGTCTTCCACGTCGAGAGCCGCGCCGCCTTCGGCGCGCCGGACGTGACGGAGACGCGCGTCCTCTGCCAGTTCTACTCCGAGACCAACCTGGAGTGCTGGGTGCTGGCCGCCGACGACAGCGTCGTGGCGTACGTCGAAGGCGACCCGAGCGACGAGGCCGGCCTGACCAACGCCGACGAGAACGTCCGGGTGTACGCGGGTCTTCGGAACGACCCGTTCTTCTTCAACCTCGGCGGCTTCAACAACACCATCGACACCGTCCGCACTGCGGCGTCCTCCCTCGAGTTCGACGCGGCTGGCTGCCCGACCGTGGACAGCGACACCAGCGGTCTGCTCGTGCGTCAGCTGAGCAGCAACACGACGCCCGACCCGTCGGACCCGAGCATGGACACGCCGGCCACGGATGACTTCGCGGCATCCAACGTGCTCGCGCTGGTCGTCCAGCTCGACAAGACCCTCGTCAACTCCGGTGGAGACACGCTCTCCATCTGGGCCAGCACCCACCGCGCGGAATGA
- a CDS encoding glycosyltransferase, which produces MCYQLATVIVVIPCYNEAERLDERQVRALLAFEGTRVLFVDDGSTDGTADRLAALCAAVGYRASFDVLPENRGKAEAVRRGMQLALNRAEKLGDAIVGYIDADFATPPAEVVRLKDELVRSEALVALGSRVARLGAAIDRKPARHYLGRAFATTASFVLGLTVYDTQCGAKLFRDTPALRAALEAPFSSRWSFDVELLGRLLAGGLAPTEMIEVPLSQWEDVGGSKLSTKGALRAGVDLITLGARVRRRGRRGFFPD; this is translated from the coding sequence AACGGCAGGTCCGGGCGCTGCTGGCCTTCGAGGGGACGCGGGTGCTCTTCGTCGACGACGGCTCGACCGATGGGACCGCGGACCGGCTCGCCGCGCTGTGCGCCGCGGTCGGCTATCGGGCCTCCTTCGACGTGCTCCCCGAGAACCGCGGCAAGGCCGAGGCGGTGCGGCGCGGCATGCAGCTCGCGCTGAACCGGGCCGAGAAGCTCGGGGACGCGATCGTCGGGTACATCGACGCCGACTTCGCCACGCCGCCCGCCGAGGTGGTGCGTCTGAAGGACGAGCTGGTGCGGAGCGAGGCGCTCGTCGCGCTCGGCTCTCGCGTGGCGCGGCTGGGTGCGGCCATCGATCGGAAGCCCGCGCGCCACTATCTGGGCCGCGCCTTCGCGACCACCGCGAGCTTCGTCCTCGGGCTGACGGTCTACGACACCCAGTGCGGGGCGAAGCTCTTCCGGGACACGCCCGCGCTGCGGGCCGCGCTCGAGGCGCCGTTCTCGAGCCGCTGGTCCTTCGACGTGGAGCTCCTCGGCCGGCTGCTCGCGGGCGGCCTCGCGCCGACGGAGATGATCGAGGTCCCGCTCAGTCAGTGGGAGGACGTCGGCGGCAGCAAGCTCAGCACCAAGGGCGCGCTCCGGGCCGGCGTGGACCTGATCACGCTGGGCGCGCGCGTCCGGCGCCGCGGCCGCCGCGGCTTCTTCCCGGACTGA